A genomic region of Marinobacter sp. NP-4(2019) contains the following coding sequences:
- a CDS encoding GcvT family protein: protein MAQLPKSAKVVIIGQGGIVGSSVAHHLIERGWDNIVGLEKSAIPTDIGSTSHASDFCFTTSQDKLNVYTTKYSQAFYEKRGNYEKCGGMEVARIDDDERMDELRRKVGSGKAFGTNVSMISPQEAKELFPLLNENCIQGAMWDPDAGLVVPRSQKVAGDLVEEAVATGKLQAFPYTPAIRIDVQDGQVRGVETHKGYIETEYVVLSMGIWGPLMASTASSPLPLMPLEHPLLFFGPYEALNGTGKQIVYPLFRDQGNSAYVRDTGDPTTTEGGHIEWGYYEAEDPRLVYPSAIAEPKDARMSPSMRDLSLEQVMDAYEKAIEMTPILGELGWEEKHSFNGLLSVTPDGGSLMGESPEVRNLWFCEAVWVKDGPGAGKVLADWMTDGRPELDPHSIDIARHYPLQKTPDYVYNRCYETAKKIYNPAVHPREPYLTGRQMRTSPFYLREVELGGYFMEAAGWERAHGYAANEATLLEKYRDRIPVREHEWDARHFWEVSNAEQLEMSESVGMINLSHFAIFDISGDDAEALLEYLSVAKVGGTTPHGKGVYTHFLDDRGGVRSDLTIIRRGDNDYRVICGGDTGHRDYCWITRMARAKGLDKVRVQDRTDELATLGLWGPKARETLSSLVSNPDELSHENFPFATARELNIQGVPVWAFRISYVGEQGWELYFPFSYGLRIWDLLYDAGVTPVGIETYANTRRLEKSLRLQNVDLEVEYNLYEAGLARPKVKEADFHGKAAYLEQRALPQQAAYLCTMTMLEHRDASGVLRYPVGQWPILDPQTGEVLVDSQGRRSYNTSAVWGPSVGKIILLGYIPADYAQEGRELTLEYFQEHYPIRIEAVGYRALFDPDNERVKS from the coding sequence ATGGCACAACTACCGAAAAGCGCAAAAGTCGTGATTATCGGGCAAGGGGGAATTGTTGGCTCATCGGTGGCCCACCACCTGATCGAACGCGGATGGGACAACATCGTTGGGCTGGAGAAGTCCGCCATTCCCACGGACATTGGCTCCACCTCCCACGCCTCGGATTTCTGTTTCACCACCTCCCAAGACAAGCTCAACGTCTACACCACCAAGTACAGCCAGGCATTTTACGAAAAACGCGGAAACTACGAGAAATGCGGTGGCATGGAGGTCGCCCGCATCGATGATGATGAGCGCATGGACGAGCTTCGCCGAAAAGTCGGCTCCGGCAAGGCTTTTGGCACCAATGTCAGCATGATTTCACCCCAAGAGGCCAAGGAACTGTTCCCGCTGCTGAATGAGAATTGCATCCAGGGTGCCATGTGGGACCCGGATGCCGGGCTGGTGGTGCCCCGGTCCCAGAAAGTGGCCGGCGACTTGGTGGAAGAAGCCGTTGCCACCGGCAAACTGCAGGCGTTCCCCTACACACCGGCGATCCGAATTGATGTCCAGGACGGCCAGGTGCGCGGTGTGGAAACCCATAAGGGCTACATCGAGACGGAATACGTGGTGCTCTCCATGGGTATCTGGGGGCCGTTGATGGCCAGTACCGCTTCGTCCCCCCTGCCACTGATGCCGCTGGAACATCCGCTGCTGTTCTTCGGTCCCTACGAGGCACTGAACGGTACCGGCAAGCAGATCGTCTATCCACTGTTCCGCGACCAGGGCAACTCCGCCTATGTGCGGGACACCGGCGACCCGACCACCACCGAAGGCGGTCACATCGAGTGGGGCTACTACGAAGCGGAAGACCCGCGCCTGGTGTACCCCAGTGCCATCGCCGAACCCAAAGACGCACGGATGTCTCCGTCCATGCGGGACCTGTCGCTGGAGCAGGTCATGGATGCCTATGAAAAGGCCATCGAAATGACCCCGATCCTGGGCGAACTGGGCTGGGAAGAGAAACATTCCTTTAACGGACTGTTGTCCGTCACGCCGGATGGCGGCTCACTGATGGGGGAATCTCCGGAAGTGCGCAACCTGTGGTTCTGCGAAGCGGTCTGGGTCAAGGACGGTCCCGGGGCCGGCAAGGTTCTGGCGGACTGGATGACCGACGGTAGGCCGGAACTGGACCCGCACAGCATCGATATCGCCCGCCACTACCCGCTGCAGAAAACACCGGATTACGTCTACAACCGCTGCTACGAAACCGCGAAAAAAATCTACAATCCGGCGGTTCATCCCCGGGAGCCCTACCTGACCGGGCGCCAGATGCGGACCAGCCCCTTCTACCTGCGGGAGGTGGAACTGGGGGGCTATTTCATGGAAGCCGCCGGCTGGGAGCGGGCCCATGGTTACGCCGCCAACGAAGCAACGCTGCTGGAGAAGTACCGGGACCGGATACCGGTGCGGGAACACGAATGGGACGCCCGGCATTTCTGGGAAGTCTCCAATGCCGAACAACTGGAGATGAGTGAATCCGTGGGCATGATCAACCTGTCCCACTTCGCTATCTTCGATATCTCCGGCGATGATGCCGAAGCCCTGCTGGAGTACCTTTCCGTTGCCAAGGTGGGCGGCACCACGCCCCATGGCAAAGGGGTATACACGCATTTCCTCGACGACCGGGGAGGTGTCCGCTCCGACCTGACCATCATCCGCCGGGGCGATAACGACTACCGGGTGATCTGTGGTGGTGACACCGGCCACCGGGACTATTGCTGGATCACGCGGATGGCCCGGGCAAAAGGTCTGGACAAGGTTCGCGTACAGGACCGCACCGATGAGCTTGCCACCCTGGGGCTGTGGGGACCCAAAGCACGGGAGACCCTGTCATCGCTGGTCAGCAATCCGGACGAACTGTCCCACGAGAACTTCCCCTTTGCCACCGCCCGGGAACTGAATATCCAGGGCGTACCGGTCTGGGCCTTCCGCATTTCCTATGTGGGGGAGCAGGGCTGGGAACTCTACTTCCCGTTCAGCTACGGCCTGCGGATCTGGGACCTGCTCTACGACGCGGGTGTCACCCCCGTTGGCATCGAAACCTACGCCAACACCCGCCGGCTGGAGAAGAGTTTGCGCCTGCAGAACGTGGATCTGGAGGTGGAATACAACCTGTACGAGGCCGGACTGGCCCGCCCCAAGGTCAAGGAAGCGGACTTCCATGGCAAGGCCGCCTACCTGGAGCAGCGGGCACTGCCACAGCAGGCCGCCTACCTGTGCACCATGACCATGCTGGAGCACCGTGATGCCAGCGGCGTATTGCGCTACCCGGTGGGCCAGTGGCCGATCCTGGACCCGCAAACCGGCGAGGTGCTGGTGGACAGCCAGGGGCGTCGATCCTACAACACCAGTGCCGTCTGGGGGCCGTCGGTGGGCAAGATCATCCTGCTGGGGTACATCCCGGCCGATTATGCCCAGGAAGGGCGGGAACTGACCCTGGAATACTTCCAGGAGCACTACCCGATCCGGATTGAGGCGGTTGGTTACCGGGCACTGTTTGATCCTGATAACGAGCGGGTGAAATCCTGA
- a CDS encoding L-serine ammonia-lyase: protein MAISLFELFKIGIGPSSSHTVGPMEAARRFASALETEQLAPSVRRLKVSLYGSLGATGKGHGTGPAVLMGLEGERPDGIDPDTMPDRIERIRHDGSLSLGGRWPVRFREKTDLVYFRRKSLPEHPNGMMCLAFDGDGRCLLEKTYYSVGGGFVVDAQAGGQLTIREDTTRLPYPFGSGRELLALCSEHDMAIADIMFANEQVWRTPQQIRDGILGLWQVMRECVRNGIRHEGELPGGLKVRRRAAALHRSLMDKQRVDLISPSLSALDWVNLYALAVNEENAAGGRIVTAPTNGAAGIIPAVLHYFVEFCPRANDDGVVRFMLTAAAIGVLFKENASISGAEVGCQGEVGSACAMAAAGLAAATGGSPEQVENAAEIGMEHHLGMTCDPIGGLVQIPCIERNAMASVKAIDAAIMALRGDGKHYVSLDKVLHTMRETGRDMLDKYKETARGGLAVNIIEC, encoded by the coding sequence TTGGCTATCAGTCTGTTCGAGCTGTTCAAGATTGGTATTGGCCCCTCCAGTTCCCATACGGTCGGGCCCATGGAGGCGGCGCGTCGGTTTGCCAGTGCTCTGGAAACCGAACAGCTGGCACCTTCGGTCCGGCGGCTGAAAGTCTCCCTGTATGGTTCGCTGGGCGCTACTGGCAAGGGGCATGGTACAGGCCCCGCTGTATTGATGGGCCTGGAAGGCGAGCGTCCGGACGGGATCGATCCGGATACCATGCCAGACCGCATCGAGCGTATCCGCCACGACGGGAGCCTGTCCCTGGGTGGGCGGTGGCCCGTACGGTTCCGGGAAAAGACGGACCTGGTCTATTTTCGCCGCAAATCCCTTCCCGAACATCCCAATGGCATGATGTGTCTGGCCTTTGACGGGGACGGTCGGTGCCTGCTCGAGAAAACCTACTACTCGGTGGGTGGCGGCTTTGTGGTGGATGCTCAAGCGGGTGGTCAACTGACGATCCGGGAGGATACCACCCGGCTGCCGTATCCGTTCGGCAGTGGTCGAGAGTTACTGGCACTGTGTAGCGAACACGATATGGCCATTGCCGATATCATGTTTGCCAACGAACAGGTCTGGCGTACACCGCAGCAGATCCGTGACGGTATCCTCGGGCTTTGGCAGGTGATGCGTGAATGCGTCCGGAACGGTATTCGCCATGAGGGCGAGTTGCCGGGCGGCCTGAAGGTTCGTCGGCGGGCGGCGGCGCTGCACCGGTCGCTGATGGACAAGCAGCGGGTGGATCTGATTTCCCCCTCCCTCAGCGCCCTGGACTGGGTGAACCTTTATGCCCTGGCGGTGAATGAGGAGAACGCCGCCGGTGGCCGGATTGTGACGGCGCCCACCAACGGTGCCGCCGGCATTATCCCGGCGGTGCTGCACTACTTCGTGGAGTTCTGTCCGCGGGCAAATGACGACGGTGTCGTCCGGTTCATGCTGACGGCAGCGGCCATCGGTGTGCTGTTCAAGGAAAATGCCTCCATTTCCGGCGCCGAGGTAGGTTGTCAGGGAGAAGTCGGCTCCGCTTGTGCCATGGCGGCTGCCGGACTTGCTGCCGCCACCGGTGGCTCACCGGAGCAGGTGGAGAATGCTGCGGAAATTGGCATGGAGCATCACCTGGGCATGACCTGTGATCCGATTGGCGGGCTGGTGCAGATCCCCTGTATCGAGCGCAATGCCATGGCATCGGTAAAAGCCATTGATGCAGCGATCATGGCCCTGCGGGGGGATGGCAAACACTATGTCTCTCTCGACAAGGTGCTTCACACCATGAGGGAAACCGGTCGCGACATGCTCGACAAGTACAAGGAAACCGCCAGGGGCGGGCTGGCGGTCAACATCATTGAATGCTGA
- a CDS encoding GlxA family transcriptional regulator: MATDTDSHTAHAGNPASTPYRVGFLLIDNFTLIALATAVEPLRMANQLAGAELYSWKLLTAEGEAARASDGITMLPDASIRDEHEFDLIIVVAGIDVTRSFSPNEVNWLKQMSRRHVLLGAVCTGAYVLASAGLLDGYSCSAHWECLEAIQERFPRVQTNNHLFTVQRERMTCTGGTVPMHMMLSFLARRHGQELSNAVSHMFVCDRVREEREQQPMPMLPKLACAQPKLAEAAQLMEANIEEPIELQELATLAGISRRQLERLFLKHMGCTPSRYYLRIRLNRARRLLKQTSCSIVEIASMCGFVSATHFSRCYRKFMGRAPKHERMEVFTPDITGDVITDTMQSLPSSSMMALRRARVEPTYGIFGPENPPPRSSGTVN; encoded by the coding sequence GTGGCCACCGATACAGACTCGCACACAGCGCACGCAGGCAACCCTGCCAGTACACCCTATCGGGTGGGCTTTCTGCTGATCGACAACTTTACCCTGATCGCATTAGCCACGGCTGTTGAGCCCCTGAGAATGGCCAACCAGCTGGCCGGTGCCGAACTTTATTCATGGAAACTGCTGACAGCGGAAGGCGAAGCTGCCCGCGCCAGTGACGGCATTACCATGCTGCCGGATGCCTCAATTCGCGACGAACATGAATTTGACCTGATCATCGTGGTCGCCGGCATCGATGTCACCCGCAGTTTTTCGCCGAATGAAGTCAACTGGCTGAAACAAATGTCCCGCCGGCATGTGTTACTGGGGGCTGTATGCACGGGGGCCTACGTCCTCGCCAGTGCGGGCCTGCTCGACGGCTATTCCTGCAGTGCCCACTGGGAGTGCCTGGAAGCCATACAGGAGCGTTTCCCCCGGGTACAGACCAACAACCACCTGTTTACCGTGCAGCGTGAACGGATGACCTGCACCGGCGGCACCGTTCCCATGCATATGATGCTCAGCTTCCTGGCACGCCGACATGGCCAGGAACTCAGCAATGCCGTATCCCATATGTTCGTCTGTGACAGGGTGCGCGAAGAGCGGGAGCAACAACCCATGCCGATGCTTCCCAAGCTGGCCTGCGCACAGCCCAAACTTGCAGAAGCTGCCCAGTTGATGGAAGCCAACATCGAAGAACCCATAGAGCTTCAGGAACTGGCCACCCTGGCAGGAATCTCCCGCCGCCAGCTCGAACGTCTTTTTCTGAAACACATGGGCTGCACGCCCTCACGCTACTACCTGAGGATACGACTCAACCGGGCCCGCCGACTGCTGAAACAGACCTCGTGCTCCATTGTTGAAATTGCTTCCATGTGTGGGTTTGTCTCCGCGACCCATTTCAGCCGCTGCTACCGTAAATTCATGGGCAGGGCTCCGAAGCATGAACGAATGGAGGTTTTTACTCCGGACATCACCGGTGATGTCATCACTGACACCATGCAGAGCCTGCCATCGTCATCGATGATGGCGCTGCGCCGCGCCCGGGTCGAGCCGACTTACGGCATTTTCGGTCCGGAGAATCCACCGCCGAGGTCATCCGGGACCGTGAACTGA
- a CDS encoding formate dehydrogenase subunit gamma — protein sequence MQEPNFNDQDNRITQLIEQHQHLPGALLPLLHAVQQAFGYIPPTTVPAIAEALALSRAEVHGVISFYHGFRSQPCGRNVLQICCAEACQARGSRQLAAHTRQQLGVDFHQTTADGEITLEPVYCLGNCATGPSVRIGDRVLGRVDAATMDRLLDELTRVPLRFQSEPMASETGDTTRGSQ from the coding sequence ATGCAGGAACCGAACTTTAACGATCAGGATAATCGGATAACGCAACTGATCGAGCAGCACCAGCACCTGCCAGGCGCGCTTTTGCCACTACTGCATGCCGTGCAACAAGCCTTCGGTTACATCCCTCCTACCACCGTGCCCGCCATTGCCGAAGCCCTGGCCCTGAGCCGGGCCGAGGTGCACGGGGTCATCAGTTTTTACCACGGTTTCCGCTCCCAGCCCTGCGGTCGTAATGTCCTGCAGATCTGCTGTGCGGAAGCCTGCCAGGCCCGGGGCAGCCGGCAGCTGGCCGCGCATACCCGGCAACAGCTGGGGGTGGATTTTCACCAGACCACGGCGGATGGCGAGATCACCCTGGAGCCGGTGTATTGTCTGGGCAACTGCGCCACCGGCCCAAGCGTCCGCATTGGCGACCGGGTCCTGGGCCGGGTCGACGCGGCAACCATGGACCGCTTGCTGGACGAGTTGACACGGGTCCCCCTCCGCTTCCAGTCCGAGCCAATGGCCTCCGAAACCGGTGACACAACGCGGGGTAGCCAATGA
- a CDS encoding formate dehydrogenase beta subunit yields the protein MINVYVPRDTTALSLGADAVADRLTREIQQRSVSARVVRNGSRGLFWLEPLVEVDTPRGRMAYGPVTPDDITALLDHGMLEGSESHPLCQGVTETIPYLRNQQRLTFSRVGIIDPLSIADYRNHGGFRGLERALTLEADQIVDEVELSGLRGRGGAAFPAGRKWRTVLEADPKRPGQPWSGHKFIVCNADEGDSGTFADRLLMEGDPYVLIEGMVIAGLAVGADTGFIYLRSEYPNAHRILTEAITRAETEGYLGTNLRGSGRTFNLYIRLGAEAYICGEETAMLDSLEGKRGMVRAKPPLPAHHGAFGQPTMVNNVLTLAAVPYILAEGGQTYADYGMGRSRGTQPFQLAGNLARGGLVELAFGVTLRSLLYDFGGGTESGRPLRAVQVGGPLGAYLPESHWDTPMDYEAMADVGGMVGHGGIVAFDDSVDMAQQARFAMEFCRVESCGKCTPCRIGAVRGVEVIDRIIANQDRTDNLALLQDLCDTMEMGSLCAMGGMTPNPVRSALQFFPDDFARPAGNVGG from the coding sequence ATGATCAACGTCTATGTCCCCCGGGACACCACCGCCCTGTCACTGGGTGCCGACGCTGTAGCGGATCGCCTCACACGGGAAATCCAACAGCGCAGCGTGTCCGCCCGAGTGGTGCGCAACGGCTCCCGTGGTCTGTTCTGGCTGGAACCGCTGGTTGAGGTGGACACGCCCCGGGGGCGGATGGCCTATGGCCCGGTGACACCGGACGACATCACCGCCCTGCTGGACCATGGAATGCTCGAGGGCAGCGAAAGCCATCCGCTGTGCCAGGGCGTTACGGAGACCATTCCCTACCTCCGGAACCAGCAACGCCTGACGTTCTCCCGTGTGGGCATTATCGACCCACTATCGATTGCCGACTACCGCAACCATGGCGGGTTCCGCGGACTGGAACGGGCACTGACGCTGGAAGCAGACCAGATTGTCGACGAGGTGGAGCTTTCGGGATTACGCGGCCGGGGCGGCGCGGCTTTTCCCGCCGGGCGCAAGTGGCGCACGGTTCTGGAGGCCGACCCGAAACGGCCGGGGCAACCCTGGAGCGGCCACAAGTTTATCGTCTGCAACGCCGACGAGGGCGATTCCGGCACCTTTGCCGACCGACTGCTGATGGAAGGCGATCCCTATGTGCTGATTGAAGGCATGGTGATTGCCGGACTGGCCGTGGGCGCCGACACCGGGTTTATCTACCTGCGCTCGGAATACCCCAACGCCCACCGGATACTCACCGAAGCCATCACCCGGGCAGAAACCGAAGGCTATCTTGGCACCAACCTGCGGGGCAGTGGCCGGACCTTTAACCTGTACATCCGCCTGGGTGCCGAGGCCTACATCTGTGGCGAAGAGACCGCCATGCTCGACAGCCTCGAAGGCAAGCGGGGCATGGTACGCGCCAAACCGCCACTGCCAGCCCATCACGGGGCCTTCGGCCAACCCACGATGGTCAACAACGTACTGACCCTGGCCGCCGTGCCCTACATACTGGCCGAAGGCGGCCAGACCTATGCCGATTACGGCATGGGCCGTTCACGGGGAACCCAGCCCTTCCAACTGGCGGGCAACCTGGCCCGGGGCGGACTGGTGGAACTGGCGTTTGGCGTCACCCTGCGCAGCCTGCTGTACGATTTTGGCGGCGGCACCGAATCGGGTCGCCCGTTAAGGGCGGTACAGGTCGGCGGGCCACTCGGCGCCTACCTGCCGGAGAGTCACTGGGATACGCCGATGGACTACGAAGCAATGGCCGACGTCGGCGGCATGGTTGGCCACGGCGGCATCGTTGCCTTTGATGACAGCGTGGACATGGCGCAGCAGGCCCGCTTCGCCATGGAGTTCTGCCGCGTGGAATCCTGCGGCAAATGCACGCCCTGCCGCATCGGCGCGGTGCGCGGGGTGGAAGTGATCGACCGCATCATCGCCAACCAGGACCGTACCGATAACCTCGCCCTGCTGCAGGATCTCTGTGACACCATGGAAATGGGCTCGCTCTGCGCCATGGGTGGCATGACACCCAATCCGGTGCGGAGCGCACTGCAATTTTTCCCCGACGATTTCGCCCGGCCAGCGGGCAATGTGGGAGGCTGA
- the fdhF gene encoding formate dehydrogenase subunit alpha, giving the protein MLQYYDPAQAAEIDLGTPPVASETEVQLTIDGVAVTVPAGTSVMRAAALTGHRIPKLCASDNLEAFGSCRLCLVAIEGRRGYPAACTTPVEDGMKVQTQTQELARLRRNVMELYISDHPLDCLTCSANGNCELQDMAGAVGLREVRYGYDGDNHLDAQPDTSNPYFSFDPGKCIVCSRCVRACEEVQGTFALTIQGRGFDSTVAASQDDPFVDSECVSCGACVQACPTATLMENSVIEMGQPDRSVVTTCAYCGVGCSFRAEMKGNELVRMVPHKDGHANHGHSCVKGRFAFGYATHPDRITTPMIRDSIHEPWRRVEWDEAIGFAARRLRDIQSRHGRDSIGGITSSRCTNEETYLVQKLVRTAFGNNNTDTCARVCHSPTGYGLKMTLGESAGTQTFDSVMHADVILVIGANPTDAHPVFASQLRRRLRQGARLIVADPRSIDLLRTVHADEGLHLPLRPGTNVALINALAHVVVTEGLEDQDFISRRCEPDTYAAWRTFITDPRHAPEATEAVTGVPAEQVREAARLFGKARNAAIYYGLGVSEHSQGSTMVMGIANLAMATGNLGREGVGVNPLRGQNNVQGSCDMGSFPHELPGYQHVAVDELRKPFEQAWGVTIGREAGLRIPNMLDAAVDGSFKGLYVQGEDIAQSDPNTRHVEQALESLECLIVQDLFLNETAKFAHVLLPGSSFLEKDGTFTNAERRINRVRQVIPPLAGKADWEVTQDLSNALGYPMNYSHPSEIMDEIARLTPTFRSVSFEKIDRLGSIQWPCNEAFPEGTPIMHVAEFPIGLGRFMQTEYVPTDEKSNSRYPLLLTTGRILSQYNVGAQTRRTRNSFWHQEDVLDIHPQDAEDRGIADGDWTGITSRAGNTVLRARISTRVQPGVVYTTFHHPVSGANVITTDNSDWATNCPEYKVTAVQVEKVHQPSNWQKRHQADDREQRGYLTGATPARES; this is encoded by the coding sequence ATGCTGCAATATTACGATCCTGCGCAAGCAGCCGAGATTGATTTGGGTACCCCACCCGTGGCCTCGGAGACCGAGGTGCAACTGACCATCGACGGCGTAGCGGTCACCGTGCCCGCCGGCACATCGGTCATGCGGGCAGCAGCACTGACCGGACACCGGATACCCAAACTCTGCGCCAGCGACAACCTGGAGGCCTTCGGCTCCTGCCGCCTGTGCCTGGTGGCCATCGAGGGCCGGCGTGGCTATCCCGCCGCCTGTACCACACCGGTGGAAGACGGTATGAAGGTCCAGACCCAGACCCAGGAACTGGCCCGGTTGCGCCGCAACGTGATGGAACTGTATATCTCCGATCACCCCCTGGACTGTCTGACCTGCTCTGCCAACGGCAACTGCGAGCTGCAGGATATGGCCGGCGCAGTGGGGCTGCGGGAGGTGCGATACGGCTACGACGGCGACAACCACCTGGACGCACAACCGGATACCTCCAATCCCTATTTCAGTTTTGATCCCGGCAAGTGCATTGTCTGTTCCCGCTGTGTCCGGGCCTGCGAGGAAGTCCAGGGCACCTTTGCCCTGACCATCCAGGGACGAGGATTCGACTCCACCGTGGCCGCCAGCCAGGACGATCCTTTTGTCGATTCCGAATGCGTCTCCTGTGGCGCCTGCGTCCAGGCTTGCCCCACCGCAACCCTGATGGAAAACAGTGTGATCGAAATGGGCCAGCCTGATCGCAGCGTGGTGACCACTTGCGCGTACTGCGGTGTGGGTTGTTCGTTCCGCGCCGAGATGAAAGGCAATGAACTGGTGCGCATGGTGCCCCACAAGGATGGCCACGCCAATCACGGCCATTCCTGCGTCAAGGGTCGCTTCGCTTTTGGCTACGCCACCCACCCGGACCGCATTACCACCCCTATGATTCGCGACAGCATCCACGAGCCCTGGCGCCGCGTGGAGTGGGACGAGGCCATCGGTTTCGCCGCCCGGCGCCTGCGGGACATCCAGTCCCGCCATGGCCGCGACAGCATAGGTGGTATCACCTCGTCCCGTTGCACCAACGAGGAAACCTATCTGGTACAAAAACTGGTGCGCACGGCGTTCGGCAACAACAACACCGACACCTGTGCCCGCGTCTGCCACTCCCCCACCGGTTATGGTCTGAAGATGACTCTGGGCGAGTCCGCCGGCACCCAGACCTTCGACTCGGTGATGCACGCCGATGTGATCCTGGTGATCGGCGCCAACCCCACCGACGCCCATCCGGTGTTTGCCTCCCAGTTGCGCCGCCGCCTGCGCCAGGGTGCCCGGCTGATCGTTGCCGATCCCCGCTCCATCGATCTGTTGCGAACGGTCCATGCCGACGAGGGACTTCACCTGCCGCTTCGGCCCGGCACCAATGTGGCACTGATCAACGCCCTCGCCCACGTGGTGGTCACCGAGGGGCTGGAAGATCAGGACTTCATCAGTCGACGCTGCGAGCCCGATACCTACGCTGCATGGCGAACCTTCATCACCGATCCGCGACACGCCCCGGAAGCAACCGAAGCAGTCACCGGTGTACCCGCCGAGCAGGTGCGGGAAGCGGCGCGGCTGTTCGGCAAAGCCCGTAATGCCGCCATCTACTACGGCCTGGGGGTCTCCGAACACAGCCAGGGGTCCACCATGGTCATGGGCATTGCCAACCTGGCCATGGCCACCGGCAACCTTGGCCGGGAAGGCGTTGGCGTGAACCCCCTGCGGGGCCAGAACAACGTACAGGGTTCCTGTGACATGGGCTCCTTCCCCCACGAACTGCCTGGCTATCAACACGTCGCGGTGGACGAGCTGCGCAAGCCCTTTGAACAGGCCTGGGGCGTGACCATCGGTCGCGAAGCCGGTCTGCGTATTCCCAACATGCTGGATGCGGCAGTGGATGGCAGTTTCAAGGGACTGTATGTGCAGGGTGAGGACATCGCCCAGTCCGACCCCAATACCCGCCACGTGGAGCAGGCCCTGGAATCACTGGAATGCCTTATCGTCCAGGACCTGTTCCTGAACGAGACCGCCAAGTTCGCGCATGTGTTGCTGCCGGGTTCCTCCTTCCTGGAAAAGGATGGCACCTTCACCAACGCCGAACGACGGATCAACCGGGTACGTCAGGTTATACCGCCACTGGCCGGCAAGGCCGACTGGGAGGTCACTCAGGACCTGTCCAACGCGCTCGGCTATCCGATGAACTACAGCCACCCCAGTGAAATCATGGACGAGATCGCCCGGCTTACGCCGACGTTCCGGAGTGTCAGCTTCGAGAAGATCGACCGCCTCGGCAGCATCCAGTGGCCCTGCAACGAAGCCTTCCCCGAAGGTACCCCGATCATGCATGTGGCGGAGTTTCCCATTGGCCTGGGGCGGTTCATGCAGACCGAATACGTGCCCACGGACGAGAAGTCCAACAGCCGCTACCCGTTGCTGCTGACCACCGGTCGTATTCTCAGCCAGTACAATGTGGGCGCCCAGACCCGGCGCACCAGGAACAGTTTCTGGCACCAGGAGGATGTTCTGGATATACACCCGCAGGACGCGGAGGATCGGGGCATCGCCGACGGCGACTGGACCGGCATCACCAGCCGCGCCGGCAACACCGTGCTTCGGGCACGGATCAGCACCAGGGTTCAGCCCGGCGTGGTCTACACCACCTTCCATCACCCGGTCAGTGGCGCCAACGTCATCACCACGGACAATTCCGACTGGGCCACCAACTGCCCGGAATACAAGGTGACCGCCGTTCAGGTCGAGAAAGTGCACCAGCCTTCCAACTGGCAGAAACGCCATCAGGCCGATGACCGGGAACAGCGGGGCTATCTGACCGGGGCCACACCGGCCCGGGAGTCATGA
- the fdhD gene encoding formate dehydrogenase accessory sulfurtransferase FdhD: MTAPKRDELAGNGYQPVTVQVRERHDGRWVQRTLHDSVSEECPVALVYNGISHAVMMATPTDLEDFALGFSLSERIVTEPEQIFETEIIDHGEQGVELQMHIHGACANALKLAQRNLVGPTGCGLCGKATLEQIRQPLPTRQRKPLPAPEPIQTALTGLDQHQRLQQVTGTMHAACWCDSEGRIQLLREDVGRHNALDKLIGALRRAGHNRSNGFALVSSRGSYEMVAKAAEADLGTLVTVSGVTAMAIRDARQAGLNLIGFARRGRQVVYTSGDPAHD; this comes from the coding sequence ATGACGGCACCAAAGCGGGACGAATTGGCCGGCAATGGCTATCAGCCAGTCACCGTCCAGGTACGGGAGCGCCACGATGGCCGTTGGGTACAACGCACCCTCCACGACTCGGTGTCCGAGGAATGCCCGGTGGCGCTGGTGTACAACGGTATCTCCCATGCAGTCATGATGGCCACCCCCACCGACCTGGAAGATTTCGCCCTGGGTTTCAGCCTGTCCGAGCGTATTGTCACTGAACCGGAGCAGATATTTGAGACCGAGATTATCGATCACGGCGAACAGGGTGTTGAACTGCAGATGCATATCCACGGCGCCTGCGCCAACGCCCTCAAGCTGGCGCAACGCAACCTGGTCGGCCCCACCGGCTGCGGCCTGTGTGGCAAGGCCACCCTGGAGCAGATCCGCCAGCCGTTACCGACACGCCAGCGCAAACCGCTACCGGCGCCCGAGCCGATCCAGACCGCCCTTACCGGCCTCGACCAGCATCAGCGCCTGCAGCAGGTAACCGGCACCATGCACGCCGCCTGCTGGTGCGACAGCGAGGGACGAATCCAATTGTTGCGGGAGGATGTCGGTCGGCACAACGCCCTGGACAAGCTGATCGGCGCGCTGCGACGCGCCGGACATAACCGGAGTAATGGATTCGCACTGGTGTCCAGCCGCGGCAGCTATGAGATGGTGGCCAAGGCCGCAGAGGCCGATCTGGGCACCCTGGTAACCGTGTCCGGTGTGACCGCCATGGCCATCCGCGATGCCCGTCAGGCCGGGCTCAACCTTATCGGCTTTGCCCGCCGTGGCCGGCAGGTAGTCTACACCTCGGGAGACCCTGCGCATGACTAA